Proteins from a genomic interval of Thermococcus sp.:
- a CDS encoding HAD family hydrolase, with amino-acid sequence MVKGLIFDVDETLVYYEGYDHRKWFEELVKPELERAGIFIDYETYRKTVTGELPRTYVKNLGIDPVEMWKIIDGVNHRYRKEMLRLGKVKPFPDVDALAELRKLGLKLGAVSNATEENTRLVLGAFGLDRYFEVVIGKDYSNLDGVKPNPYLVEKALKALNLKPEEAIMVGDSIHDVLAGKRAGLRTVNVTRFGKVEGADYYVENLWELVELVRELLSKRSPKV; translated from the coding sequence ATGGTTAAAGGTTTAATCTTCGACGTTGACGAGACCCTTGTTTACTACGAGGGCTACGACCACAGGAAGTGGTTCGAGGAGCTGGTGAAGCCCGAGCTTGAAAGGGCCGGAATTTTCATCGACTATGAGACCTACAGGAAGACCGTAACCGGTGAACTACCGAGGACTTATGTGAAAAACCTTGGCATAGACCCGGTTGAGATGTGGAAGATAATAGACGGGGTCAACCACAGATACAGGAAGGAGATGCTCAGGCTTGGGAAGGTAAAGCCCTTCCCGGATGTGGATGCCCTTGCCGAGCTCAGAAAGCTGGGCTTAAAGCTCGGTGCAGTTAGCAACGCCACCGAGGAAAACACGAGGCTGGTTCTGGGTGCTTTCGGCCTCGACCGCTATTTTGAGGTCGTTATCGGAAAGGACTACTCCAACCTCGACGGGGTTAAACCCAATCCTTACCTCGTCGAGAAGGCCCTGAAGGCCCTCAACCTGAAGCCGGAGGAGGCCATAATGGTCGGCGACAGCATTCACGACGTTTTGGCCGGAAAGAGGGCCGGTTTAAGGACCGTCAACGTGACGCGCTTTGGAAAGGTTGAGGGTGCCGACTACTACGTGGAAAACCTGTGGGAGCTTGTGGAGCTTGTGAGGGAACTCCTTTCCAAACGTTCCCCTAAGGTTTAA
- the serK gene encoding L-serine kinase SerK, whose product MGVEKVPKYDIPTKKVDYVFIELDKMKPHEQLVQKELEAFIESVTGSGIFWKPMLLAKVPGEDMYLIVDGHHRWAGLQKLGAKRAPSVILDYFSDDVKVYTWYPAFKGDLNEVIERLREEGLEVIEDPEAEEKAERGEIAFALVGEKSFAIPGSLEEQKKVSRVLDEMSVEGKIELIYYGLKEDAREDMAKGEIDYVFIRKAPSKEEVMELVKRGEVYSPKTTRHVLPFNPDRIDVKLEELF is encoded by the coding sequence ATGGGAGTTGAAAAGGTTCCGAAGTACGACATCCCGACCAAAAAGGTTGACTACGTTTTTATCGAGCTCGACAAGATGAAGCCCCATGAGCAGCTCGTCCAGAAGGAGCTTGAGGCGTTCATCGAGAGCGTAACCGGGAGTGGCATCTTCTGGAAGCCGATGCTCCTCGCCAAGGTTCCAGGGGAGGATATGTACCTTATAGTTGACGGCCACCATCGCTGGGCAGGTTTGCAGAAGCTTGGAGCAAAGAGGGCTCCTTCAGTCATACTCGACTACTTCAGCGACGACGTCAAGGTCTATACATGGTATCCTGCCTTCAAGGGAGACCTCAACGAGGTCATTGAGAGGCTCAGGGAAGAGGGCCTTGAGGTCATCGAGGATCCAGAGGCGGAGGAGAAGGCCGAGAGGGGGGAGATAGCCTTCGCCCTCGTCGGCGAGAAGAGCTTCGCCATCCCCGGCTCGCTGGAGGAGCAGAAGAAGGTAAGCAGGGTTCTCGACGAGATGAGCGTTGAAGGGAAGATAGAGCTCATCTACTACGGCCTCAAGGAGGACGCGAGGGAGGACATGGCCAAGGGCGAGATCGACTACGTCTTCATCAGGAAGGCCCCGAGCAAGGAGGAAGTCATGGAGCTCGTCAAGCGCGGCGAGGTCTACTCGCCAAAGACCACCAGGCACGTCCTGCCCTTCAACCCGGACAGAATAGACGTCAAGCTTGAAGAGCTCTTCTGA
- a CDS encoding SPFH domain-containing protein, protein MVQVIEWVNPGEDEIIWRYPNEVIKWGAQLIVHEYEVAVFMRDGKVYDVFGPGRHTLTTQNLPLLYKLVGGSNSPFKATVIFVSMKEFQGRYGGETQTRELAPIKYYGVYWFKVADPVLFITEVVGGQSLYDTQDVTKFIRAYFNEGMMKHLSAYSIVDLFQNLDMVSTQVKVKLMEDFRRLGLELVDVKIEGVNTTDEWRQRLFWIMQTGNAQAVMQMDTAKQVAAELGKSGSASVGTGMVLIPQLMQPVPPAQPAQPYAGTPPAQPAQPAQQATPAQPAAQQEICPYCGKPIPKGARFCPYCGHEIKRCPNGHIVPEGAKFCPVCGAKIE, encoded by the coding sequence ATGGTGCAGGTTATTGAGTGGGTTAATCCGGGTGAAGACGAAATAATCTGGCGCTATCCAAACGAGGTCATAAAGTGGGGTGCTCAGCTGATAGTCCACGAGTACGAGGTAGCGGTCTTCATGCGCGATGGAAAAGTCTACGACGTCTTCGGCCCCGGAAGGCACACGCTGACGACGCAGAACCTTCCGCTTTTATACAAGCTCGTCGGCGGAAGCAACAGCCCCTTCAAGGCGACCGTAATCTTCGTCAGCATGAAGGAGTTCCAGGGGAGGTATGGCGGAGAAACGCAGACGAGAGAGCTGGCTCCGATAAAGTACTACGGCGTCTACTGGTTCAAGGTCGCCGATCCCGTGCTTTTCATCACCGAGGTCGTCGGCGGGCAGAGCCTCTACGACACGCAGGACGTAACCAAGTTTATCAGGGCTTACTTCAACGAGGGCATGATGAAGCACCTCTCGGCTTACTCAATCGTTGACCTCTTCCAGAACCTCGACATGGTGAGCACGCAGGTGAAGGTCAAGCTCATGGAGGATTTCAGAAGGCTGGGCCTTGAGCTCGTCGATGTGAAGATTGAAGGTGTCAACACGACCGACGAATGGCGCCAGAGGCTCTTCTGGATAATGCAGACGGGCAACGCTCAGGCGGTAATGCAGATGGACACGGCAAAGCAAGTTGCTGCGGAACTTGGAAAGAGCGGGAGCGCTTCCGTCGGAACGGGCATGGTTCTTATTCCACAGCTTATGCAACCCGTCCCACCGGCCCAGCCGGCACAGCCATACGCGGGAACTCCGCCGGCGCAACCGGCTCAGCCCGCTCAACAAGCAACCCCCGCCCAACCGGCGGCCCAGCAGGAAATATGCCCCTACTGCGGGAAGCCGATTCCCAAGGGGGCGCGCTTCTGCCCCTACTGCGGGCACGAGATAAAGCGCTGTCCCAACGGCCACATAGTTCCCGAGGGCGCGAAGTTCTGCCCGGTGTGCGGTGCAAAGATAGAGTAA